In the Lates calcarifer isolate ASB-BC8 linkage group LG16_LG22, TLL_Latcal_v3, whole genome shotgun sequence genome, ATGAATGATTATCAGGGTGTAAAAAGTAGACACATCCTGAGATTTATTAATTTTTACTCAAGCGAACCTGTATGTTTACAGACCATTTGCCAATGAACATAATTTACTAAATGAGGGGTACTGTCTACCCGGCAGGTGGCTTGGGCACAAGCGGAGATTGATTGAAGTGATCTGTGTGAATCCTATTAATGCATCCTGGATTCTGGCCAAGACAGAAGCAATGGAGGGGAACACCACTGTCTAGCTGCACTATCTGATCTGCCTCCTCAAAGGACAAACTGAGGACCCTTTGCACTCCCCTCTTCAACAAcactcctccttctcctcctcctcctcctcctcctctcagtcagGCAAGGATGGtacccccacctcccaccaACAAGCCCCACGTGTGCCTGTCCACCATCCTGATCATGAGCAGCATGGCACTGATTGATGCCTACCTGGTGGAGCAGAACCACGGACCACGCAAGATTGGCATCTGCATCATGGTGATGGTGGGAGACATCTGCTTCCTAATCGTCTTGCGTTATGTAGCGGTGTGGGTGGGTGCTGAGGTGCGCACAGCTAAACGAGGCTACGCCATGATCCTCTGGTTCCTTTACATCTTTGTGCTGGAGATCAAAGTCTACTTTGTGTATCAAAACTACAAGGCAGACAGGAAGAGCTTGGATGCTCTCGCAAGGAAGGCGCTGACGTTGCTGCTGTCCATTTGCATTCCAGTGCTGTTTGTGGTGCTGGTTGCTATCGACCATATGGAGTACGTACGCGCCTTCAAAAAGCGTGAGGAGATCCGTAACCGTCTCTTCTGGGTGGTGGTGGACTTGCTGGACATACTGGACATCCAAGCCAACCTGTGGGAGCCTCAGAAGAAGGGGCTCCCTCTGTGGGCGGAGGGCCTGATGTTCTTCTACT is a window encoding:
- the LOC108885778 gene encoding transmembrane protein 121, translated to MVPPPPTNKPHVCLSTILIMSSMALIDAYLVEQNHGPRKIGICIMVMVGDICFLIVLRYVAVWVGAEVRTAKRGYAMILWFLYIFVLEIKVYFVYQNYKADRKSLDALARKALTLLLSICIPVLFVVLVAIDHMEYVRAFKKREEIRNRLFWVVVDLLDILDIQANLWEPQKKGLPLWAEGLMFFYCYILLLVLPCVSLSEISMQGINIVPHKMLLYPILSLVTINIITLFIRGGNMFLYRDARVSGILIGKNILAIILKTCSFVQYRRQLQNAPPAFGVELQKNSVAHARPAPTPPQVVMQDQTPLPEVTTCEHT